From a single Clostridium isatidis genomic region:
- a CDS encoding radical SAM/SPASM domain-containing protein produces MCRVSKNNIYLKLKKDPEKYLLVQGYRGSFDVVDRSIAEALCNGEKNLEYLKTLSDEDREILTKRGYLTSATEAEEEEIISKISDILNRVSKNTLTITIMPTYNCNFRCEYCFEQNLLKKGKEWLSGKMTAEIVDSIFIQLDKYKKAGKKISSVYLFGGEPLLRNNKDIVEYICKKCREAEIPISCISNGYDLDKYIDLLKEYKFDKIQITVDGIGKEHDKRRFLAGGQGTYNRIMNNIQLALDNGINITVRTNVNKKNTDSIEVLINEYKKRGWVGMKNFNYYFKATLRCYEEIGTALSDVELMHQLAEQYGDTPQRFQFNTIYQGLSNSIGYMLKNNSIAPLRSGYCGAHTGMYTIDPYGDIYPCWDVLAQDDCKIGKVDLEKNEFIFNDNHDKWKKRTVDKIEDCKECKYKLFCGGGCSAQAKVVSNDINRAYCDDFTNIFDEVVVEIVEKNLQIS; encoded by the coding sequence ATGTGTAGAGTAAGCAAAAATAATATTTATCTTAAATTAAAAAAGGATCCTGAAAAATATTTATTAGTTCAAGGATATAGAGGATCTTTTGATGTTGTAGACAGGTCAATAGCTGAAGCATTATGTAATGGTGAGAAGAATCTTGAATATTTAAAAACTTTAAGTGATGAAGATAGAGAAATTCTTACAAAAAGAGGATATTTAACTTCTGCAACTGAAGCTGAAGAAGAAGAAATCATATCAAAGATAAGCGATATTCTTAATAGAGTATCAAAGAATACCTTAACAATAACAATTATGCCTACTTATAATTGTAATTTTAGATGTGAATACTGCTTTGAACAAAATCTTTTAAAAAAGGGAAAAGAATGGCTTTCAGGTAAGATGACAGCTGAAATAGTTGATTCTATATTTATACAGTTAGATAAATATAAGAAAGCTGGTAAAAAGATTTCAAGTGTTTATTTATTTGGTGGAGAACCGCTGTTAAGAAACAATAAAGATATAGTGGAGTATATATGTAAGAAATGTAGGGAAGCAGAAATTCCTATAAGTTGTATAAGCAATGGATATGATTTGGATAAATATATTGATCTATTAAAAGAATATAAATTTGATAAAATTCAAATAACTGTTGATGGAATTGGAAAAGAGCATGACAAGAGAAGGTTTTTAGCAGGAGGTCAAGGTACCTATAATAGGATAATGAATAACATTCAATTAGCCCTTGATAATGGAATTAATATAACTGTAAGAACTAATGTAAATAAGAAAAATACTGATTCTATAGAAGTACTAATCAATGAATATAAAAAACGTGGCTGGGTAGGAATGAAAAACTTTAATTATTATTTTAAAGCTACCTTAAGATGTTATGAAGAAATAGGAACGGCCCTTTCAGATGTAGAATTAATGCATCAATTGGCAGAACAATATGGAGATACCCCTCAAAGATTTCAATTTAATACTATTTACCAAGGTTTGAGTAATAGCATAGGATATATGTTAAAAAATAATAGTATAGCTCCATTAAGATCAGGATATTGTGGAGCTCATACTGGAATGTATACTATTGATCCATATGGAGATATTTATCCATGTTGGGACGTATTAGCTCAAGATGATTGTAAAATAGGAAAAGTAGATTTAGAGAAAAATGAATTTATATTTAATGATAATCATGATAAGTGGAAAAAGAGAACAGTGGATAAAATAGAAGACTGCAAGGAATGCAAGTATAAGCTTTTCTGTGGCGGAGGATGTTCAGCTCAAGCTAAGGTAGTAAGTAATGATATAAATAGAGCTTATTGTGATGATTTTACGAATATATTTGATGAAGTAGTAGTAGAAATAGTAGAGAAGAATTTACAAATATCATAG
- a CDS encoding class I SAM-dependent methyltransferase — translation MPKFYNLIDFIYFGEGEKNPRNKLISILPKEKIKVLDMCTGTAKNAILISSYNPNAEVIGIDISEEMLNMANKKIKNRENIKLLRMDASRLNFNDNSFDFTIISLVLHEMNDKYINKIIGEAKRVTKESGQIIIVEWRKELSLIKRILFYPIKKMEPKGFEEVIEHKINEFIKKWSLKVDKIFECNYTQIISLRK, via the coding sequence TTGCCTAAGTTTTACAATCTTATAGACTTTATATATTTTGGAGAAGGAGAAAAGAATCCAAGGAATAAGCTAATATCTATTTTACCAAAAGAAAAAATAAAAGTTTTAGATATGTGTACTGGAACAGCAAAAAATGCAATATTAATTTCTTCCTACAATCCTAATGCTGAAGTTATTGGAATAGACATATCAGAAGAAATGTTAAATATGGCTAATAAAAAAATAAAAAATAGAGAAAACATCAAGTTATTAAGGATGGACGCATCTAGATTAAATTTTAATGATAATAGCTTTGATTTTACTATTATATCCTTAGTTTTACATGAAATGAATGATAAATATATTAATAAAATTATTGGCGAAGCCAAAAGAGTTACTAAAGAAAGTGGACAAATAATTATTGTGGAATGGAGAAAAGAGTTAAGTTTAATAAAAAGAATTTTATTTTACCCAATAAAGAAAATGGAGCCAAAAGGATTTGAAGAAGTAATTGAGCATAAAATAAATGAATTTATAAAAAAGTGGAGTTTAAAAGTAGATAAGATTTTTGAGTGTAATTATACCCAAATAATTTCACTAAGAAAATAA
- a CDS encoding M18 family aminopeptidase, whose translation MEKKLATDLIEFLYKSPTAYHSVKAIKEVLTSKGFIEIKEEEKWNLQKEGKYYVTKNDSALIAFTVGRGEIEEAGFKLIGAHTDSPGFRIKAKPEMLSENKYIKLNTEVYGGPLLYTWFDRPLGIAGKVALKGESPLKPRVELININRPILIIPSVAIHMNRNVNEGFAVNKQKDTLPLLGLINEKFEKDNYLIKILAEELKVEADEIIGFDLGLYEIEKGSIMGINEEFISAGRLDDLWMVYAGMKALIDSDINASTNVLVCVDNEEIGSHTAQGADSALLLNILERITIALGKDKEGLYRALANSIMISADLAHAVHPNAEEKHDPTNRPVLGEGPVLKTAASGSYSTDSYNAAIFEGLCKAAGVPYQSFFNRSDVRGGSTIGPMTSSRLTIPVMDMGAPLLSMHSIRELASVKDNYYTIKLFTEFYKA comes from the coding sequence ATGGAAAAGAAATTAGCAACAGACTTAATTGAGTTTTTATATAAAAGTCCAACAGCATATCATTCTGTAAAAGCCATTAAAGAAGTTTTAACTTCAAAGGGATTTATAGAAATAAAAGAAGAAGAAAAGTGGAACTTACAAAAGGAAGGTAAGTATTATGTTACAAAAAATGATTCTGCCCTTATTGCTTTTACAGTAGGAAGGGGAGAAATAGAGGAAGCTGGATTTAAATTAATTGGAGCTCATACAGATTCGCCAGGTTTTAGAATTAAGGCAAAGCCAGAAATGCTATCTGAAAATAAATATATAAAATTAAATACAGAAGTTTATGGTGGACCACTGCTTTATACATGGTTTGATAGGCCATTAGGAATTGCAGGAAAGGTTGCCTTAAAGGGAGAAAGTCCTCTAAAGCCAAGAGTAGAGCTTATTAATATAAATAGACCTATACTTATAATACCTAGTGTGGCAATTCATATGAACAGAAATGTAAATGAAGGATTTGCAGTAAATAAGCAAAAAGATACCTTGCCTTTACTAGGATTAATTAATGAGAAATTTGAAAAAGATAATTACTTAATAAAGATTTTAGCTGAAGAATTAAAGGTGGAAGCAGATGAAATAATAGGCTTTGATTTAGGCTTATATGAAATTGAAAAGGGCTCAATAATGGGAATAAATGAAGAATTTATATCTGCTGGAAGGCTAGATGACCTATGGATGGTTTATGCAGGTATGAAGGCTTTAATTGATAGCGATATAAATGCTTCTACCAATGTTTTAGTTTGCGTTGATAATGAAGAAATAGGAAGCCATACGGCTCAAGGAGCTGATTCAGCTTTACTATTAAACATATTAGAAAGGATAACTATAGCCTTAGGCAAGGATAAGGAAGGTTTATATAGAGCCTTAGCAAATTCTATAATGATCTCAGCAGACCTTGCTCATGCTGTTCATCCAAATGCTGAAGAAAAACATGATCCAACCAATAGACCGGTATTAGGAGAAGGTCCTGTTTTAAAGACAGCAGCTTCAGGAAGCTATAGTACAGACAGTTATAATGCTGCAATTTTTGAAGGCTTATGCAAGGCAGCAGGAGTTCCATATCAAAGCTTCTTTAATAGATCAGATGTTAGAGGAGGAAGCACAATAGGTCCTATGACATCATCAAGATTAACAATCCCAGTTATGGATATGGGTGCTCCATTATTATCAATGCATTCTATCAGGGAATTAGCTTCAGTTAAAGATAATTACTATACAATAAAATTATTTACAGAATTCTACAAAGCATAA